A region of Silurus meridionalis isolate SWU-2019-XX chromosome 13, ASM1480568v1, whole genome shotgun sequence DNA encodes the following proteins:
- the agk gene encoding acylglycerol kinase, mitochondrial isoform X1, protein MARVVKVLRTLRNHWKKSTFAVCVLSYGGHWLYGKHCDRVLRREACQEAREFGQKLIGPQESLQKATVILNPAACKGKANSLFEKNAAPILHLAGIEVKVIKTDYEGQAKKLMDLMEQTDMLIVAGGDGTLQEVVTGLLRRADEAAFSKTPIGFIPLGTQNSLSPSLHIVTDDKVKRITSATLSILKGETVPLDVLQIKSEKEQPVFALLGLRWGSFRDAATSISKYWYLGPLKTRTAHWFSTIREWPQVHQASLSYLPPIPRPPDLPEVKPVRPSLLFRIYLRLKNYWTPPAKEPLVEAEPEQWEYKQISTVELTISTQNKNPVKRRTDDSLLLSLEPETISVGQFITEGTKKAENPHNCTDQALQIEASVCQLGLPQEGAGFLTLTMKHLRQCQWK, encoded by the exons ATGGCCCGAGTTGTGAAAGTCTTACGGACTTTACGAAATCACTGGAAAAAATCGACATTTGCTGTATGTGTCCTGTCTTACGGTGGACACTGGCTGTACGGGAAGCACTG TGACCGTGTACTGCGCAGAGAGGCATGCCAAGAGGCTAGG GAATTTGGCCAGAAATTAATTGGACCCCAGGAGTCACTGCAAAAAGCCACAGTGATCCTGAATCCTGCAGCATGCAAAGG CAAGGCCAACAGTCTGTTTGAAAAGAATGCAGCCCCAATTTTACATCTAGCTGGCATTGAAGTTAAAGTTATAAAG ACAGATTATGAAGGGCAAGCCAAAAAGCTAATGGATCTGATGGAGCAGACGGACATGTTAATTGTTGCTGGAGGTGATGGGACCCTGCAGGAG GTGGTAACTGGATTGCTGCGCAGAGCTGATGAG GCAGCATTCAGCAAAACTCCGATTGGCTTCATTCCTCTGGGCACTCAGAACTCCCTGAGTCCAAGTTTGCATATAGTTACAGATGACAAAGTAAA ACGCATCACTTCGGCAACGCTGTCTATTCTAAAAGGGGAGACAGTGCCACTGGATGTCCTTCAGATTAAG aGTGAGAAGGAGCAGCCGGTCTTTGCTCTCTTAGGTTTACGCTGGGGTTCCTTCCGAGATGCTGCGACCTCCATTAGCAA ATATTGGTATCTTGGACCTTTAAAAACAAGAACAGCACATTGGTTTAGTACAATAAGG GAGTGGCCACAGGTTCATCAGGCCTCTCTCTCATACCTGCCTCCCATCCCTCGACCCCCTGACCTGCCCGAGGTAAAGCCAGTGAGACCCAGTTTGCTATTTCGCATCTATCTGAGACTTAAAAACTACTGGACTCCTCCAGCTAAAG AGCCTCTTGTAGAAGCAGAACCAGAGCAATGGGAGTATAAGCAGATCTCAACAGTGGAGCTCACAATCAGCACACAGAACAAGAATCCAGTGAAAAGA CGAACTGATGATTCCCTGTTGCTTTCTCTGGAACCAGAGACAATTTCAGTTGGACAATTCATCACAGAAGG GACTAAAAAAGCAGAAAACCCACACAACTGTACAGATCAGGCGCTTCAGATAGAGGCAAGCGTATGTCAACTGGGTTTGCCTCAG GAGGGCGCTGGATTTTTGACATTGACAATGAAGCATTTGAGGCAATGCCAGTGGAAGTGA
- the agk gene encoding acylglycerol kinase, mitochondrial isoform X2, with protein MARVVKVLRTLRNHWKKSTFAVCVLSYGGHWLYGKHCDRVLRREACQEAREFGQKLIGPQESLQKATVILNPAACKGKANSLFEKNAAPILHLAGIEVKVIKTDYEGQAKKLMDLMEQTDMLIVAGGDGTLQEVVTGLLRRADEAAFSKTPIGFIPLGTQNSLSPSLHIVTDDKVKRITSATLSILKGETVPLDVLQIKSEKEQPVFALLGLRWGSFRDAATSISKYWYLGPLKTRTAHWFSTIREWPQVHQASLSYLPPIPRPPDLPEVKPVRPSLLFRIYLRLKNYWTPPAKEPLVEAEPEQWEYKQISTVELTISTQNKNPVKRRTDDSLLLSLEPETISVGQFITEGTKKAENPHNCTDQALQIEASVCQLGLPQGATGGRWIFDIDNEAFEAMPVEVKVLPRKLRFFCSTERKEQLAQMN; from the exons ATGGCCCGAGTTGTGAAAGTCTTACGGACTTTACGAAATCACTGGAAAAAATCGACATTTGCTGTATGTGTCCTGTCTTACGGTGGACACTGGCTGTACGGGAAGCACTG TGACCGTGTACTGCGCAGAGAGGCATGCCAAGAGGCTAGG GAATTTGGCCAGAAATTAATTGGACCCCAGGAGTCACTGCAAAAAGCCACAGTGATCCTGAATCCTGCAGCATGCAAAGG CAAGGCCAACAGTCTGTTTGAAAAGAATGCAGCCCCAATTTTACATCTAGCTGGCATTGAAGTTAAAGTTATAAAG ACAGATTATGAAGGGCAAGCCAAAAAGCTAATGGATCTGATGGAGCAGACGGACATGTTAATTGTTGCTGGAGGTGATGGGACCCTGCAGGAG GTGGTAACTGGATTGCTGCGCAGAGCTGATGAG GCAGCATTCAGCAAAACTCCGATTGGCTTCATTCCTCTGGGCACTCAGAACTCCCTGAGTCCAAGTTTGCATATAGTTACAGATGACAAAGTAAA ACGCATCACTTCGGCAACGCTGTCTATTCTAAAAGGGGAGACAGTGCCACTGGATGTCCTTCAGATTAAG aGTGAGAAGGAGCAGCCGGTCTTTGCTCTCTTAGGTTTACGCTGGGGTTCCTTCCGAGATGCTGCGACCTCCATTAGCAA ATATTGGTATCTTGGACCTTTAAAAACAAGAACAGCACATTGGTTTAGTACAATAAGG GAGTGGCCACAGGTTCATCAGGCCTCTCTCTCATACCTGCCTCCCATCCCTCGACCCCCTGACCTGCCCGAGGTAAAGCCAGTGAGACCCAGTTTGCTATTTCGCATCTATCTGAGACTTAAAAACTACTGGACTCCTCCAGCTAAAG AGCCTCTTGTAGAAGCAGAACCAGAGCAATGGGAGTATAAGCAGATCTCAACAGTGGAGCTCACAATCAGCACACAGAACAAGAATCCAGTGAAAAGA CGAACTGATGATTCCCTGTTGCTTTCTCTGGAACCAGAGACAATTTCAGTTGGACAATTCATCACAGAAGG GACTAAAAAAGCAGAAAACCCACACAACTGTACAGATCAGGCGCTTCAGATAGAGGCAAGCGTATGTCAACTGGGTTTGCCTCAGG GTGCCACAGGAGGGCGCTGGATTTTTGACATTGACAATGAAGCATTTGAGGCAATGCCAGTGGAAGTGAAGGTTTTGCCACGGAAACTGAGATTCTTCTGCAGCACTGAACGAAAAGAACAGCTGGCACAGATGAACTGA
- the dennd11 gene encoding DENN domain-containing protein 11 isoform X1, producing the protein MMVEQSDRAPLLDWEEEVGRAEQNTAIPAPHSGGFLSTEQSDRCPKDKNDANNGWSSSPGGVGSVTAVKGRGRSTCPGPDGDAYASGTDEEGDCAFPGLSIRTRALPGWEEKDQIVSVFVVTFDTRSGNIVEWCLPQDINLEGVEFKSMASGSHRIANDFIYFRKGSFFGLACFANMPVESELERGARMKSVGILSPSYTLLYRYMHFLENQVKHQLQCPGQYSPLEAFYEDKKAVLPSGGNGMVTVCPTSTMVNRCMHPEMKITHPAGCMSQFIRFFGEQIMVLWKFALLRKRILIFSPPPVGVVCYRVYCCCCLANVSIPGIGSSVQEFRPFFYINVADITALETESSYVACTTEKIFEEKKDLYDVYIDNQNVKTHRDSLQPLLRINNADREKYRKLSEQRQLLLYSQEVDGDCTSSEEDLFILFFMEQNNRIFQTLLEVAASSDPTLTPEHVRAMGLDPQADRGFLVDLLEVYGIDVMLVIDNPCCPKCCYGDLM; encoded by the exons ATGATGGTGGAGCAGTCAGACCGAGCTCCGCTGCTCGACTGGGAAGAGGAGGTCGGACGGGCCGAACAGAACACCGCCATTCCCGCTCCTCATAGCGGCGGATTCCTGTCCACGGAGCAGTCTGACCGCTGTCCTAAAGACAAAAACGACGCGAATAACGGCTGGAGTTCCAGCCCCGGAGGTGTAGGTAGTGTAACAGCTGTTAAAGGCAGGGGCAGAAGCACGTGCCCTGGGCCAGACGGGGATGCTTATGCTTCGGGCACGGATGAGGAAGGAGACTGCGCCTTCCCTGGACTTTCCATCCGAACCCGCGCGCTCCCAGGGTGGGAAGAAAAAGATCAAATTGTTTCCGTGTTTGTGGTGACCTTTGACACGAGATCAG GAAACATTGTAGAATGGTGCTTACCTCAGGACATAAACCTGGAAGGTGTGGAGTTCAAGTCAATGGCCAGCGGCTCTCATCGAATTGCAAACGATTTCAT ATACTTTCGCAAAGGCTCTTTCTTTGGGCTAGCATGCTTTGCCAATATGCCGGTAGAGAGTGAACTAGAGAGGGGGGCTCGAATGAAGTCTGTCGGGATCCTGTCACCGTCATACACTCTTCTCTACCGCTACATGCACTTTCTTGAGAACCAGGTCAA GCATCAATTGCAGTGTCCAGGCCAGTATTCACCACTGGAGGCATTTTATGAGGATAAGAAGGCCGTGCTTCCTTCGGGAGGGAACGGGATGGTCACAGTCTGCCCCACTAGCACCATGGTGAACCGCTGCATGCATCCCGAAATGAAG ATTACACATCCTGCTGGCTGCATGTCGCAGTTCATTCGTTTCTTTGGAGAGCAGATCATGGTGTTGTGGAAGTTTGCCTTATTAAGGAAGCGCATTCTCATCTTTTCTCCTCCACCTGTTGGTGTGGTGTGTTACCGGG TATACTGCTGTTGCTGCCTTGCTAATGTGTCCATCCCCGGGATTGGCAGCTCTGTACAAGAATTCCGCCCCTTCTTCTATATCAACGTTGCTGACATCACAGCTCTGGAGACAGAATCGTCCTACGTGGCTT gcaCCACGGAGAAGATTTTTGAGGAAAAGAAGGATCTTTATGATGTCTACATTGACAACCAGAATGtgaagacacacagagacagctTGCAGCCTCTGTTGCGAATTAACAATGCGGACAGGGAGAAATATCGCAAACTCAGTGAACAGAG GCAGTTGTTGCTGTATTCCCAGGAGGTTGATGGAGACTGCACTTCTAGTGAGGAAGACCTCTTTATTCT GTTCTTTATGGAGCAGAACAATCGCATCTTTCAAACCCTGCTAGAGGTTGCTGCGAGCTCTGATCCCACCCTGACCCCTGAGCATGTGCGAGCTATGGGCTTGGACCCACAGGCCGACCGTGGCTTCTTAGTGGATCTGCTTGAGGTCTACGGCATCGATGTCATGCTGGTTATCGACAATCCATGCTGCCC CAAGTGCTGTTATGGAGACCTGATGTAA
- the dennd11 gene encoding DENN domain-containing protein 11 isoform X2, protein MMVEQSDRAPLLDWEEEVGRAEQNTAIPAPHSGGFLSTEQSDRCPKDKNDANNGWSSSPGGVGSVTAVKGRGRSTCPGPDGDAYASGTDEEGDCAFPGLSIRTRALPGWEEKDQIVSVFVVTFDTRSGNIVEWCLPQDINLEGVEFKSMASGSHRIANDFIYFRKGSFFGLACFANMPVESELERGARMKSVGILSPSYTLLYRYMHFLENQVKHQLQCPGQYSPLEAFYEDKKAVLPSGGNGMVTVCPTSTMVNRCMHPEMKITHPAGCMSQFIRFFGEQIMVLWKFALLRKRILIFSPPPVGVVCYRVYCCCCLANVSIPGIGSSVQEFRPFFYINVADITALETESSYVACTTEKIFEEKKDLYDVYIDNQNVKTHRDSLQPLLRINNADREKYRKLSEQRQLLLYSQEVDGDCTSSEEDLFILFFMEQNNRIFQTLLEVAASSDPTLTPEHVRAMGLDPQADRGFLVDLLEVYGIDVMLVIDNPCCPAVMET, encoded by the exons ATGATGGTGGAGCAGTCAGACCGAGCTCCGCTGCTCGACTGGGAAGAGGAGGTCGGACGGGCCGAACAGAACACCGCCATTCCCGCTCCTCATAGCGGCGGATTCCTGTCCACGGAGCAGTCTGACCGCTGTCCTAAAGACAAAAACGACGCGAATAACGGCTGGAGTTCCAGCCCCGGAGGTGTAGGTAGTGTAACAGCTGTTAAAGGCAGGGGCAGAAGCACGTGCCCTGGGCCAGACGGGGATGCTTATGCTTCGGGCACGGATGAGGAAGGAGACTGCGCCTTCCCTGGACTTTCCATCCGAACCCGCGCGCTCCCAGGGTGGGAAGAAAAAGATCAAATTGTTTCCGTGTTTGTGGTGACCTTTGACACGAGATCAG GAAACATTGTAGAATGGTGCTTACCTCAGGACATAAACCTGGAAGGTGTGGAGTTCAAGTCAATGGCCAGCGGCTCTCATCGAATTGCAAACGATTTCAT ATACTTTCGCAAAGGCTCTTTCTTTGGGCTAGCATGCTTTGCCAATATGCCGGTAGAGAGTGAACTAGAGAGGGGGGCTCGAATGAAGTCTGTCGGGATCCTGTCACCGTCATACACTCTTCTCTACCGCTACATGCACTTTCTTGAGAACCAGGTCAA GCATCAATTGCAGTGTCCAGGCCAGTATTCACCACTGGAGGCATTTTATGAGGATAAGAAGGCCGTGCTTCCTTCGGGAGGGAACGGGATGGTCACAGTCTGCCCCACTAGCACCATGGTGAACCGCTGCATGCATCCCGAAATGAAG ATTACACATCCTGCTGGCTGCATGTCGCAGTTCATTCGTTTCTTTGGAGAGCAGATCATGGTGTTGTGGAAGTTTGCCTTATTAAGGAAGCGCATTCTCATCTTTTCTCCTCCACCTGTTGGTGTGGTGTGTTACCGGG TATACTGCTGTTGCTGCCTTGCTAATGTGTCCATCCCCGGGATTGGCAGCTCTGTACAAGAATTCCGCCCCTTCTTCTATATCAACGTTGCTGACATCACAGCTCTGGAGACAGAATCGTCCTACGTGGCTT gcaCCACGGAGAAGATTTTTGAGGAAAAGAAGGATCTTTATGATGTCTACATTGACAACCAGAATGtgaagacacacagagacagctTGCAGCCTCTGTTGCGAATTAACAATGCGGACAGGGAGAAATATCGCAAACTCAGTGAACAGAG GCAGTTGTTGCTGTATTCCCAGGAGGTTGATGGAGACTGCACTTCTAGTGAGGAAGACCTCTTTATTCT GTTCTTTATGGAGCAGAACAATCGCATCTTTCAAACCCTGCTAGAGGTTGCTGCGAGCTCTGATCCCACCCTGACCCCTGAGCATGTGCGAGCTATGGGCTTGGACCCACAGGCCGACCGTGGCTTCTTAGTGGATCTGCTTGAGGTCTACGGCATCGATGTCATGCTGGTTATCGACAATCCATGCTGCCC TGCTGTTATGGAGACCTGA
- the dennd11 gene encoding DENN domain-containing protein 11 isoform X3: MMVEQSDRAPLLDWEEEVGRAEQNTAIPAPHSGGFLSTEQSDRCPKDKNDANNGWSSSPGGVGSVTAVKGRGRSTCPGPDGDAYASGTDEEGDCAFPGLSIRTRALPGWEEKDQIVSVFVVTFDTRSGNIVEWCLPQDINLEGVEFKSMASGSHRIANDFIYFRKGSFFGLACFANMPVESELERGARMKSVGILSPSYTLLYRYMHFLENQVKHQLQCPGQYSPLEAFYEDKKAVLPSGGNGMVTVCPTSTMVNRCMHPEMKITHPAGCMSQFIRFFGEQIMVLWKFALLRKRILIFSPPPVGVVCYRVYCCCCLANVSIPGIGSSVQEFRPFFYINVADITALETESSYVACTTEKIFEEKKDLYDVYIDNQNVKTHRDSLQPLLRINNADREKYRKLSEQRQLLLYSQEVDGDCTSSEEDLFILFFMEQNNRIFQTLLEVAASSDPTLTPEHVRAMGLDPQADRGFLVDLLEVYGIDVMLVIDNPCCPSQY; this comes from the exons ATGATGGTGGAGCAGTCAGACCGAGCTCCGCTGCTCGACTGGGAAGAGGAGGTCGGACGGGCCGAACAGAACACCGCCATTCCCGCTCCTCATAGCGGCGGATTCCTGTCCACGGAGCAGTCTGACCGCTGTCCTAAAGACAAAAACGACGCGAATAACGGCTGGAGTTCCAGCCCCGGAGGTGTAGGTAGTGTAACAGCTGTTAAAGGCAGGGGCAGAAGCACGTGCCCTGGGCCAGACGGGGATGCTTATGCTTCGGGCACGGATGAGGAAGGAGACTGCGCCTTCCCTGGACTTTCCATCCGAACCCGCGCGCTCCCAGGGTGGGAAGAAAAAGATCAAATTGTTTCCGTGTTTGTGGTGACCTTTGACACGAGATCAG GAAACATTGTAGAATGGTGCTTACCTCAGGACATAAACCTGGAAGGTGTGGAGTTCAAGTCAATGGCCAGCGGCTCTCATCGAATTGCAAACGATTTCAT ATACTTTCGCAAAGGCTCTTTCTTTGGGCTAGCATGCTTTGCCAATATGCCGGTAGAGAGTGAACTAGAGAGGGGGGCTCGAATGAAGTCTGTCGGGATCCTGTCACCGTCATACACTCTTCTCTACCGCTACATGCACTTTCTTGAGAACCAGGTCAA GCATCAATTGCAGTGTCCAGGCCAGTATTCACCACTGGAGGCATTTTATGAGGATAAGAAGGCCGTGCTTCCTTCGGGAGGGAACGGGATGGTCACAGTCTGCCCCACTAGCACCATGGTGAACCGCTGCATGCATCCCGAAATGAAG ATTACACATCCTGCTGGCTGCATGTCGCAGTTCATTCGTTTCTTTGGAGAGCAGATCATGGTGTTGTGGAAGTTTGCCTTATTAAGGAAGCGCATTCTCATCTTTTCTCCTCCACCTGTTGGTGTGGTGTGTTACCGGG TATACTGCTGTTGCTGCCTTGCTAATGTGTCCATCCCCGGGATTGGCAGCTCTGTACAAGAATTCCGCCCCTTCTTCTATATCAACGTTGCTGACATCACAGCTCTGGAGACAGAATCGTCCTACGTGGCTT gcaCCACGGAGAAGATTTTTGAGGAAAAGAAGGATCTTTATGATGTCTACATTGACAACCAGAATGtgaagacacacagagacagctTGCAGCCTCTGTTGCGAATTAACAATGCGGACAGGGAGAAATATCGCAAACTCAGTGAACAGAG GCAGTTGTTGCTGTATTCCCAGGAGGTTGATGGAGACTGCACTTCTAGTGAGGAAGACCTCTTTATTCT GTTCTTTATGGAGCAGAACAATCGCATCTTTCAAACCCTGCTAGAGGTTGCTGCGAGCTCTGATCCCACCCTGACCCCTGAGCATGTGCGAGCTATGGGCTTGGACCCACAGGCCGACCGTGGCTTCTTAGTGGATCTGCTTGAGGTCTACGGCATCGATGTCATGCTGGTTATCGACAATCCATGCTGCCC GAGCCAGTACTGA
- the dennd11 gene encoding DENN domain-containing protein 11 isoform X4: protein MMVEQSDRAPLLDWEEEVGRAEQNTAIPAPHSGGFLSTEQSDRCPKDKNDANNGWSSSPGGVGSVTAVKGRGRSTCPGPDGDAYASGTDEEGDCAFPGLSIRTRALPGWEEKDQIVSVFVVTFDTRSGNIVEWCLPQDINLEGVEFKSMASGSHRIANDFIYFRKGSFFGLACFANMPVESELERGARMKSVGILSPSYTLLYRYMHFLENQVKHQLQCPGQYSPLEAFYEDKKAVLPSGGNGMVTVCPTSTMVNRCMHPEMKITHPAGCMSQFIRFFGEQIMVLWKFALLRKRILIFSPPPVGVVCYRVYCCCCLANVSIPGIGSSVQEFRPFFYINVADITALETESSYVACTTEKIFEEKKDLYDVYIDNQNVKTHRDSLQPLLRINNADREKYRKLSEQRQLLLYSQEVDGDCTSSEEDLFILFFMEQNNRIFQTLLEVAASSDPTLTPEHVRAMGLDPQADRGFLVDLLEVYGIDVMLVIDNPCCP, encoded by the exons ATGATGGTGGAGCAGTCAGACCGAGCTCCGCTGCTCGACTGGGAAGAGGAGGTCGGACGGGCCGAACAGAACACCGCCATTCCCGCTCCTCATAGCGGCGGATTCCTGTCCACGGAGCAGTCTGACCGCTGTCCTAAAGACAAAAACGACGCGAATAACGGCTGGAGTTCCAGCCCCGGAGGTGTAGGTAGTGTAACAGCTGTTAAAGGCAGGGGCAGAAGCACGTGCCCTGGGCCAGACGGGGATGCTTATGCTTCGGGCACGGATGAGGAAGGAGACTGCGCCTTCCCTGGACTTTCCATCCGAACCCGCGCGCTCCCAGGGTGGGAAGAAAAAGATCAAATTGTTTCCGTGTTTGTGGTGACCTTTGACACGAGATCAG GAAACATTGTAGAATGGTGCTTACCTCAGGACATAAACCTGGAAGGTGTGGAGTTCAAGTCAATGGCCAGCGGCTCTCATCGAATTGCAAACGATTTCAT ATACTTTCGCAAAGGCTCTTTCTTTGGGCTAGCATGCTTTGCCAATATGCCGGTAGAGAGTGAACTAGAGAGGGGGGCTCGAATGAAGTCTGTCGGGATCCTGTCACCGTCATACACTCTTCTCTACCGCTACATGCACTTTCTTGAGAACCAGGTCAA GCATCAATTGCAGTGTCCAGGCCAGTATTCACCACTGGAGGCATTTTATGAGGATAAGAAGGCCGTGCTTCCTTCGGGAGGGAACGGGATGGTCACAGTCTGCCCCACTAGCACCATGGTGAACCGCTGCATGCATCCCGAAATGAAG ATTACACATCCTGCTGGCTGCATGTCGCAGTTCATTCGTTTCTTTGGAGAGCAGATCATGGTGTTGTGGAAGTTTGCCTTATTAAGGAAGCGCATTCTCATCTTTTCTCCTCCACCTGTTGGTGTGGTGTGTTACCGGG TATACTGCTGTTGCTGCCTTGCTAATGTGTCCATCCCCGGGATTGGCAGCTCTGTACAAGAATTCCGCCCCTTCTTCTATATCAACGTTGCTGACATCACAGCTCTGGAGACAGAATCGTCCTACGTGGCTT gcaCCACGGAGAAGATTTTTGAGGAAAAGAAGGATCTTTATGATGTCTACATTGACAACCAGAATGtgaagacacacagagacagctTGCAGCCTCTGTTGCGAATTAACAATGCGGACAGGGAGAAATATCGCAAACTCAGTGAACAGAG GCAGTTGTTGCTGTATTCCCAGGAGGTTGATGGAGACTGCACTTCTAGTGAGGAAGACCTCTTTATTCT GTTCTTTATGGAGCAGAACAATCGCATCTTTCAAACCCTGCTAGAGGTTGCTGCGAGCTCTGATCCCACCCTGACCCCTGAGCATGTGCGAGCTATGGGCTTGGACCCACAGGCCGACCGTGGCTTCTTAGTGGATCTGCTTGAGGTCTACGGCATCGATGTCATGCTGGTTATCGACAATCCATGCTGCCCGTAA